One Prunus dulcis chromosome 8, ALMONDv2, whole genome shotgun sequence DNA window includes the following coding sequences:
- the LOC117637594 gene encoding L-ascorbate peroxidase 3-like gives MASPLVDKEYLKEIEKARCDLRALIYSRSCAPLMLRLAWHDAGTYDAKTKTGGPNGSIRTEEEYSHGSNNGLKKAIDFCEEVKSKHPRISYADLYQLAGVVAVELTGGPAIDFSPGRKDSKISPKEGRLPDAKRGAPHLREKFYRMGLSDKDIVALSGGHTLGRAHLERSGFDGPWTKEPLQFDNSYFVELLNGESEGLLKLPTDAALVEDPEFRKYVDLYAKDEDAFFRDYAESHKKLSELGFTPISSSTNTAKDSTILAQGAVGVAVAAAVVILGYLYEAKKRLK, from the exons ATGGCGTCACCACTCGTTGACAAAGAGTACCTCAAAGAAATCGAGAAGGCTCGCTGTGATCTCCGTGCTCTGATATACAGCAGAAGCTGTGCTCCCCTCATGCTTCGCTTGGC ATGGCACGATGCTGGCACCTACGACGCCAAGACGAAGACGGGCGGGCCTAATGGGTCGATTAGGACTGAGGAAGAGTACTCTCATGGTTCTAATAATGGCTTGAAGAAGGCTATTGATTTTTGCG AGGAAGTGAAGTCTAAGCATCCAAGGATTTCATATGCAGACCTTTACCAG CTTGCGGGTGTTGTTGCAGTTGAGCTGACTGGAGGCCCTGCCATTGATTTTTCTCCTGGCAGAAAG GATTCAAAAATCTCTCCTAAGGAAGGACGACTTCCAGATGCTAAACGAG GTGCACCACATCTGAGGGAAAAATTCTACAGAATGGGGTTGTCTGACAAGGATATTGTTGCACTATCTGGGGGTCATACACTG GGAAGGGCACATCTTGAGAGATCTGGTTTTGATGGTCCTTGGACTAAGGAACCTCTGCAGTTCGATAACTCATACTTTGT GGAACTGTTAAATGGGGAATCAGAGGGGCTGTTGAAACTTCCAACAGATGCAGCTTTAGTGGAAGATCCTGAGTTCCGTAAATATGTTGATCTGTATGCGAAG GATGAAGACGCATTTTTTAGAGATTATGCCGAATCGCATAAAAAACTTTCAGAGCTTGGGTTTACTCCAATCTCCTCTTCTACTAACACAGCAAAGGACAGCACCATACTGGCACAAGGTGCAGTAGGAGTTGcagttgctgctgctgttgtgaTCCTAGGCTACTTGTATGAAGCTAAGAAAAGACTGAAGTAG
- the LOC117637533 gene encoding myb-related protein 308-like, translating into MGRSPCCEKAHTNKGAWTKEEDDRLIAYIRAHGEGCWRSLPKAAGLLRCGKSCRLRWINYLRPDLKRGNFTEEEDELIIKLHSLLGNKWSLIAGRLPGRTDNEIKNYWNTHIRRKLLTRGIDPTTHRALNEAAQDSATTTISFAASANIKEEDQKSSIINGLLGKDSKKPVQERCPDLNLELQISPPCQPQQPSEPLKSGGRGVCFSCSLGLQDAKNCSCGIDTIGSSTTSGTTNVGYDFLGLKSGVLDYRSLEMK; encoded by the exons ATGGGAAGATCTCCTTGCTGTGAAAAGGCTCACACCAACAAAGGAGCTTGGaccaaagaagaagacgaTCGCCTCATTGCCTACATCAGAGCCCATGGCGAAGGCTGCTGGCGCTCACTCCCCAAAGCTGCTGGTCTCCTTAGATGTGGGAAGAGTTGCAGGCTGCGTTGGATCAATTACCTTAGACCTGATCTCAAACGTGGCAATTTcactgaagaagaagatgagctCATCATCAAACTCCATAGCCTCCTCGGAAACAA ATGGTCTTTGATAGCTGGAAGACTACCTGGAAGAACAGACAATGAGATAAAGAACTACTGGAACACCCACATAAGAAGGAAGCTTTTGACCAGAGGTATCGACCCTACAACTCACAGAGCACTCAATGAGGCAGCTCAGGATTCTGCTACCACCACAATTTCTTTTGCAGCTTCTGCTAAtatcaaagaagaagatcaaaaaAGCAGCATTATTAATGGGCTTCTGGGCAAAGACTCAAAGAAACCAGTTCAAGAAAGGTGCCCAGACTTGAACCTTGAGCTCCAAATCAGCCCTCCTTGCCAGCCACAACAACCCAGTGAGCCTTTGAAGAGTGGAGGTAGGGGCGTTTGCTTTTCTTGCAGTTTGGGGCTTCAAGATGCAAAGAATTGCAGCTGTGGAATTGACACTATTGGCAGCAGCACTACCAGTGGTACCACCAATGTTGGTTATGATTTCTTGGGCTTGAAAAGTGGGGTTTTGGATTACAGAAGCTTGGAGATGAAATGA